In one Paenibacillus sp. JQZ6Y-1 genomic region, the following are encoded:
- the folE2 gene encoding GTP cyclohydrolase FolE2, protein MNSKQHDTSIYYNAIRHRLPTKAERLKRFGSVEPIQGTKPVHKEQMNDLQNTHHDYLFTLEEVGIGNLHYPLMVQSLLTPEQMTVNACFRLTTSLPSTSRGINMSRLTEQLERARRRGLSDRLQELCTLTADLAQVMDQQQSQLQVTYDWFYEQTSPMTRSIGLGNATASLHIVYHAHENHPKKMDRLEQQHFAIEASLQVQVTTLCPCSKEISEYSAHNQRGYVECTVRPMGKLPYDWKEQLLEVATSNASSLPYPVLKRPDEKVVTEQAYENPRFVEDMLRLTAADLYEKDWIQSFVIQCRNEESIHQHDAVGTVSYRRTDIENRRNDTI, encoded by the coding sequence ATGAATAGTAAGCAGCACGACACATCTATTTATTATAATGCTATACGGCACAGACTTCCCACCAAAGCCGAGCGCTTGAAGCGATTCGGCTCGGTAGAGCCTATACAGGGAACGAAGCCTGTTCATAAGGAACAGATGAATGACTTGCAAAATACACATCATGATTATCTGTTCACGTTAGAAGAGGTTGGTATCGGTAATCTGCATTATCCGCTAATGGTTCAGTCTTTGCTGACACCGGAGCAGATGACGGTCAATGCTTGTTTTCGATTAACGACTAGCTTGCCGTCTACTTCACGTGGCATCAATATGAGCAGATTGACAGAGCAATTGGAGCGAGCACGGCGACGCGGATTGAGCGATCGGTTACAGGAGTTGTGCACATTGACCGCCGATCTAGCACAAGTGATGGATCAGCAGCAAAGTCAGTTGCAGGTGACCTACGATTGGTTTTACGAGCAGACTTCGCCGATGACCAGATCGATTGGACTCGGCAATGCAACAGCTAGCTTGCATATTGTCTATCACGCCCATGAGAATCATCCCAAGAAAATGGATCGCTTGGAACAGCAGCATTTTGCTATCGAAGCCAGCTTACAGGTACAGGTAACCACGCTCTGTCCATGCTCCAAGGAAATCAGTGAATATAGTGCGCACAATCAGCGCGGTTACGTGGAATGTACTGTTAGACCAATGGGCAAGCTGCCGTACGATTGGAAGGAGCAGCTATTGGAGGTAGCAACCAGCAATGCTAGCAGCTTGCCTTACCCTGTGCTCAAGCGTCCCGATGAGAAGGTGGTCACCGAGCAGGCGTATGAGAATCCGCGCTTTGTCGAGGATATGCTTCGCCTAACAGCAGCAGATCTATATGAGAAAGACTGGATACAATCCTTCGTGATCCAGTGCCGCAATGAGGAATCAATTCATCAGCATGATGCAGTCGGTACCGTTTCCTATCGGCGGACGGACATAGAGAACCGCAGAAACGATACTATTTGA
- a CDS encoding AEC family transporter yields the protein MSVGHIFVILIPIFFVIILGFLGGHFKVFNPASSKGLNTLVTKFALPAHLFIGITTTSKQTLIEKWPFFMTMFLGIIGFYVVMLLVMRLVFKMDLNKASIFSLNSTQPSFAFMGIPVLGSLFGAAEVAIPIAITGVVVNALLDPIATIVSSVGKKTQANSQKEGHQEGLLKLTIHSILHGLREPLACVPLLGVILTLLGFQAPQLLQDSLDQIGDVTSGAALFAIGVTIGLNRIKFSGSAIGISLLKVIALPVLTFALALAFGLSSNDVTMAVLLVSFPGSAVAAMIATRFETLEVETASSFVLSAILSLISLPILISILL from the coding sequence ATGTCAGTCGGTCATATTTTTGTGATTTTAATTCCGATTTTCTTTGTTATTATTCTTGGGTTTCTAGGCGGTCATTTTAAAGTATTCAATCCCGCCTCGTCCAAAGGTTTAAATACATTAGTTACCAAATTTGCGCTACCTGCGCATCTGTTCATTGGTATTACCACTACCAGCAAACAGACGCTGATTGAGAAATGGCCATTTTTTATGACCATGTTCCTTGGCATTATCGGCTTCTATGTCGTTATGCTGCTGGTTATGCGTCTGGTATTCAAAATGGATCTGAACAAAGCATCCATTTTCTCGCTAAACTCGACACAGCCATCGTTCGCTTTTATGGGGATTCCCGTTCTGGGCAGTTTGTTCGGAGCAGCGGAAGTTGCCATCCCGATTGCGATTACGGGTGTTGTTGTAAACGCACTGCTTGATCCAATTGCCACCATCGTTAGCTCGGTTGGTAAGAAAACACAAGCCAACAGTCAAAAAGAAGGTCATCAAGAAGGTCTCCTGAAGCTGACCATTCATTCCATTTTGCATGGTTTGCGTGAGCCGCTTGCTTGTGTACCGCTGCTTGGTGTCATTCTGACGCTGCTGGGATTCCAAGCACCACAATTGCTGCAAGATTCTTTGGATCAAATCGGGGATGTTACTTCCGGTGCTGCACTGTTTGCTATCGGTGTAACCATTGGTCTGAACCGTATCAAATTCAGCGGTAGTGCCATTGGTATCTCGCTGTTAAAAGTCATTGCACTGCCTGTTCTGACATTTGCATTGGCACTGGCATTCGGTCTGTCATCGAATGATGTGACGATGGCAGTTCTGCTCGTATCGTTCCCAGGTTCAGCTGTCGCTGCCATGATCGCGACACGCTTTGAAACGCTTGAGGTCGAGACAGCGTCGTCCTTTGTCCTAAGTGCAATCCTATCTTTGATTTCCTTACCGATTCTGATCTCCATTCTGTTGTAA
- a CDS encoding DUF3024 domain-containing protein, which translates to MTMDTFTMCRVQRTIDGYIHAKVPAPMRTSVQLVYDMDDHSLTLHEKLPGTERHQWKSTPVARFTLEHGYWHVHAFQPQAQQWKPVDHIAPTSDFEQQLQKVEEDEHQQFWPEWAEEEWDETGAVRP; encoded by the coding sequence ATGACAATGGATACCTTTACGATGTGCCGAGTGCAGCGAACGATAGATGGTTATATTCACGCGAAAGTACCTGCACCTATGCGCACATCAGTACAACTGGTTTACGATATGGACGATCACAGTTTGACATTGCATGAAAAGCTACCGGGTACAGAGCGTCATCAGTGGAAAAGCACGCCAGTCGCGCGTTTTACACTAGAACATGGATATTGGCATGTACATGCTTTTCAACCGCAAGCACAGCAATGGAAGCCTGTAGATCATATTGCGCCGACTTCTGATTTTGAACAGCAATTGCAAAAGGTGGAGGAGGATGAACACCAACAGTTCTGGCCAGAATGGGCAGAGGAGGAATGGGATGAGACAGGAGCAGTACGACCATAG
- a CDS encoding CobW family GTP-binding protein, which yields MRQEQYDHSRANAEINESLDKERQEAAHSSQSEETEQIGDPRIPVTIVTGFLGAGKTTLLNHLLTGDHGQKIAVIVNEFGEVGIDNELIVSTDDEIIEMNNGCICCTVRSDLVEITVQLLHRKFGSLEKGLDSWQQNSKSGGDFDRIVIETTGLADPGPVIQTFLAEELLAQFFKLDAVLTLVDARHAHLHLDQGPEAKAQIAFADVLLLNKTDLVHDQQLEQLEARLRRMNAYAPIHRTRYSSLDIGQLLGIYSFDVEQKLDISPDFLHAHHHHHEDEVQSIVLQADRPLDLQRINQFIDEWLLLHAEDTYRYKGIVHIANVEQRVVFQGVHMMLGIHTDRSWQKDEPRSSRIVIIGKHLDEEWFQQQFAQCVAEPATYTPPILSPQPADPSQ from the coding sequence ATGAGACAGGAGCAGTACGACCATAGCAGGGCAAATGCAGAGATAAATGAATCATTGGATAAAGAACGGCAGGAAGCAGCCCATTCATCTCAATCAGAGGAGACAGAGCAGATCGGTGATCCACGGATTCCGGTTACGATTGTGACCGGCTTTTTGGGCGCAGGTAAGACCACACTGCTGAATCATCTGTTGACTGGTGATCATGGGCAGAAAATAGCAGTCATCGTCAATGAATTTGGCGAGGTCGGGATTGACAATGAACTGATTGTTAGTACGGACGATGAGATTATTGAGATGAATAACGGCTGTATCTGCTGCACTGTGCGGAGTGATCTAGTGGAGATTACAGTTCAGTTGCTGCATCGCAAATTCGGTTCACTAGAGAAAGGTTTAGATTCATGGCAGCAGAATTCAAAAAGCGGCGGGGATTTTGACCGTATTGTGATCGAAACGACGGGATTGGCTGATCCGGGTCCAGTTATTCAGACCTTTCTCGCAGAGGAGCTGCTGGCACAGTTTTTTAAGTTGGATGCGGTGCTAACACTAGTGGATGCCCGTCATGCGCACCTTCATTTGGATCAAGGACCGGAAGCGAAGGCGCAGATTGCTTTTGCCGATGTGTTGCTATTGAACAAAACGGATCTGGTGCATGATCAGCAGTTGGAACAGCTGGAAGCACGGCTACGTCGCATGAATGCGTATGCACCGATTCATCGTACCCGATATTCGAGTCTGGATATTGGGCAATTGCTTGGCATTTATTCTTTCGATGTAGAGCAGAAGCTGGATATTAGCCCAGACTTTTTACATGCGCATCATCACCACCATGAGGACGAGGTGCAGAGTATCGTTTTGCAGGCAGATCGTCCGCTAGACTTGCAGCGAATCAACCAATTTATTGATGAATGGTTGCTGCTTCATGCCGAGGACACATATCGGTATAAAGGAATTGTGCATATTGCAAATGTAGAGCAGCGAGTAGTCTTTCAGGGAGTTCATATGATGCTTGGTATCCATACCGATCGCAGCTGGCAAAAGGACGAGCCGCGCAGCAGTCGCATCGTTATTATTGGCAAGCATTTGGACGAAGAATGGTTTCAGCAGCAATTCGCTCAGTGTGTAGCCGAACCTGCGACGTATACACCGCCTATCTTATCACCGCAACCTGCCGATCCATCCCAGTAA
- a CDS encoding GNAT family N-acetyltransferase, translated as MSNQLSIRPYEESDREPIAELIVHIQQQEYNIAITREDQPDLMSIPQFYQQQNGNFWVALDGQRVVGTIALVDIDNQQVALRKMFVHADYRGKVWKTAQLLLQQAIQWAEDKQITDIYLGTTPQFLAAHRFYEKNGFVEVTESQLPESFPVMKVDKKFYRLKI; from the coding sequence ATGTCCAATCAACTGAGTATTCGTCCATATGAAGAGAGTGACCGCGAGCCAATTGCAGAACTGATTGTACATATTCAGCAGCAGGAGTATAACATTGCAATTACGCGTGAGGATCAGCCTGATCTGATGAGTATCCCGCAATTTTACCAGCAGCAGAACGGCAATTTTTGGGTAGCGCTGGATGGTCAACGTGTCGTCGGTACGATTGCGCTGGTTGACATCGACAATCAGCAGGTAGCACTGCGCAAGATGTTTGTGCATGCCGATTATCGTGGCAAGGTATGGAAAACCGCACAGCTGCTGCTACAGCAGGCGATACAATGGGCAGAGGATAAGCAAATCACCGATATTTACCTTGGTACTACTCCGCAATTTCTAGCGGCACATCGCTTTTATGAAAAGAACGGCTTCGTGGAAGTAACCGAGTCGCAATTGCCCGAATCTTTTCCAGTGATGAAGGTGGATAAGAAGTTTTATCGTTTGAAGATTTAA